A single Micromonospora luteifusca DNA region contains:
- the ilvC gene encoding ketol-acid reductoisomerase, with protein sequence MSVEVYYDDDADLGLIQAKKVAVIGYGSQGHAHALSLRDSGVDVVIGLPEGSKSRPKAEEQGLRVVTPAQAAAEADVIMVLAPDTAQRSLYTESIAPHLAPGKAIFFGHGFNIRYGLITPPAEVDVAMVAPKGPGHLVRRQYSDGKGVPCLVAVEQDASGNALALALAYAKGIGGTRAGAIRTTFTEETETDLFGEQAVLCGGASALVQTGFEVLTEAGYAPEIAYFECLHELKLIVDLMYEGGIAKMRYSISDTAEYGDLSRGSRIIDSRVKDEMRKILGEIQSGEFAREWVAEDEAGRPNFTKWQAEGAAHPIEETGKKLRGMMSWVDRPITETA encoded by the coding sequence ATGAGCGTTGAGGTGTACTACGACGACGATGCCGACCTCGGCCTGATCCAGGCCAAGAAGGTCGCGGTGATCGGCTACGGCAGCCAGGGCCACGCCCACGCGCTGTCGCTGCGTGACTCCGGCGTCGACGTGGTGATCGGTCTGCCGGAGGGCTCGAAGAGCCGTCCCAAGGCCGAGGAGCAGGGCCTTCGGGTGGTCACGCCGGCGCAGGCTGCCGCCGAGGCCGATGTGATCATGGTGCTCGCCCCGGACACCGCCCAGCGGTCCCTCTACACCGAGTCGATCGCCCCGCACCTCGCGCCCGGCAAGGCGATCTTCTTCGGTCACGGCTTCAACATCCGGTACGGCCTGATCACGCCGCCGGCCGAGGTGGACGTGGCGATGGTCGCGCCGAAGGGCCCCGGTCACCTGGTCCGCCGCCAGTACTCCGACGGCAAGGGCGTTCCCTGCCTCGTCGCCGTGGAGCAGGACGCCAGCGGCAACGCGCTCGCGCTCGCCCTCGCGTACGCCAAGGGGATCGGTGGCACCCGCGCCGGTGCGATCAGGACCACCTTCACCGAGGAGACCGAGACCGACCTCTTCGGCGAGCAGGCGGTGCTCTGCGGCGGCGCCTCGGCGCTGGTGCAGACCGGTTTCGAGGTGCTCACCGAGGCGGGCTACGCCCCGGAGATCGCCTACTTCGAGTGCCTGCACGAGCTGAAGCTGATCGTCGACCTCATGTACGAGGGCGGCATCGCCAAGATGCGTTACAGCATCTCCGACACCGCCGAGTACGGCGACCTCTCCCGTGGCTCGCGCATCATCGACTCCCGGGTCAAGGACGAGATGCGCAAGATCCTGGGCGAGATCCAGTCCGGCGAGTTCGCCCGTGAGTGGGTCGCCGAGGACGAGGCCGGCCGGCCCAACTTCACCAAGTGGCAGGCCGAGGGCGCGGCGCACCCGATCGAGGAGACCGGCAAGAAGCTGCGCGGCATGATGAGCTGGGTCGACCGCCCGATCACCGAGACCGCCTGA
- a CDS encoding FAD:protein FMN transferase → MRIDEQPRTRWPEPSAFRNRRPDLRLGSRRHRIDPAGATEGRIAVRHTVRTATAEYTLLLNAPEWLGRRGVGEALRDSVAELRAIDLTYGPNRPESLVSRLRRGEISPDSYPPLADLVDRCAAMRAATDGWFDAWAVPGGFDPGGLLGGWAVERAAERLRAAGIHDYAVLTGADLVVRGRAPHGGPWRVAVHHPTAPERAPLVLEMTAGAVGTSGVSGRQGHVVDPHTGEPANQLVAATVVGPDLTIADAYATALYAAGTTGLAWFRGNSDYRALFAHRR, encoded by the coding sequence ATGCGCATCGACGAGCAGCCGCGGACCCGCTGGCCGGAACCGTCGGCGTTCCGCAACCGCCGGCCGGACCTTCGACTCGGCAGCCGCAGGCACCGGATCGACCCGGCCGGCGCCACCGAAGGCAGGATCGCGGTGCGGCACACCGTACGCACCGCGACCGCCGAATACACCCTGCTCCTCAACGCCCCCGAGTGGCTCGGCCGCCGGGGCGTGGGCGAGGCTCTGCGGGACAGCGTCGCGGAACTGCGCGCCATCGATCTCACCTACGGCCCCAACCGTCCGGAGAGCCTGGTCTCCCGGCTGCGTCGGGGTGAGATCAGCCCCGACTCGTACCCACCGCTCGCCGATCTGGTGGACCGCTGCGCGGCGATGCGCGCGGCCACCGACGGGTGGTTCGACGCCTGGGCGGTGCCCGGCGGCTTCGACCCGGGCGGTCTGCTCGGCGGCTGGGCGGTGGAACGCGCCGCCGAGAGGCTTCGTGCCGCCGGCATCCACGACTACGCCGTACTCACCGGCGCTGACCTCGTTGTCCGCGGCCGCGCGCCGCACGGTGGGCCCTGGCGCGTCGCGGTGCACCACCCGACCGCGCCCGAGCGCGCGCCGCTGGTGCTGGAGATGACCGCGGGCGCGGTCGGCACCTCCGGGGTGAGCGGGCGGCAGGGGCACGTGGTGGACCCGCACACCGGCGAGCCGGCCAACCAACTCGTCGCCGCGACCGTCGTGGGCCCCGACCTGACGATCGCCGACGCCTACGCCACCGCGCTCTACGCCGCCGGCACCACAGGCCTGGCCTGGTTCCGGGGCAACTCCGACTATCGCGCGCTCTTCGCACACCGGCGCTAG
- a CDS encoding branched-chain amino acid aminotransferase yields the protein MSGGDMLDFEIRPNPAPVSAADRAALLANPGFGRVFTDHMVTVRYAEGKGWYDARVEARGPIPMDPASAVLHYAQEIFEGLKAYRTADGGVTMFRPDANAARFVTSAQRMAMPALPPEVFVDSLHKLIEIDQDWIPTGEDGSLYLRPFMFASEVFLGVRPANEYLYLVIASPAGSYFTGGVKPVTVWVSPDYTRAAPGGTGAAKCGGNYAASLAAQAEAIEAGCDQVVFLDAVERRFVDELGGMNVFFVYDDDTVVTPPLTGTILPGITRDAILTLAEVAGHQVEERPVSFADWQADAASGRLREVFACGTAAVVTPIGGVRFPDGEFLIGGGEPGRVTMALRQQLVDIQRGKAADTYGWVQRVL from the coding sequence ATGAGCGGTGGTGACATGCTCGACTTCGAGATCCGTCCGAATCCCGCGCCGGTATCCGCCGCCGACCGGGCCGCCCTGCTGGCCAACCCCGGGTTCGGCCGCGTCTTCACCGACCACATGGTCACCGTTCGTTATGCCGAGGGCAAGGGTTGGTACGACGCCCGGGTGGAGGCGCGGGGCCCGATCCCGATGGACCCGGCCAGCGCGGTGCTGCACTACGCGCAGGAGATCTTCGAGGGGTTGAAGGCGTACCGGACGGCCGACGGTGGTGTGACGATGTTCCGGCCGGACGCCAACGCCGCCCGGTTCGTCACGTCGGCACAGCGGATGGCGATGCCAGCGTTGCCGCCCGAGGTGTTCGTCGACTCGCTGCACAAGCTCATCGAGATCGACCAGGACTGGATCCCCACCGGCGAGGACGGCAGCCTCTACCTGCGGCCGTTCATGTTCGCCAGCGAGGTCTTCCTCGGCGTCCGCCCGGCCAACGAGTACCTCTACCTGGTGATCGCCTCACCGGCCGGTTCGTACTTCACCGGTGGGGTCAAGCCGGTCACCGTCTGGGTCTCCCCGGACTACACCCGGGCCGCGCCCGGCGGCACCGGCGCGGCCAAGTGCGGCGGCAACTACGCGGCGTCGCTGGCGGCTCAGGCCGAGGCGATCGAGGCGGGCTGCGACCAGGTCGTCTTCCTGGACGCGGTGGAGCGCCGGTTCGTCGACGAGTTGGGCGGCATGAACGTCTTCTTCGTCTACGACGACGACACGGTGGTCACCCCGCCGCTGACCGGCACGATCCTGCCGGGCATCACCCGCGACGCCATCCTCACGCTGGCCGAGGTTGCCGGGCATCAGGTCGAGGAGCGACCGGTCAGCTTCGCCGACTGGCAGGCGGACGCTGCCAGCGGTCGCCTCCGGGAGGTGTTCGCCTGCGGCACCGCCGCGGTGGTCACCCCGATCGGTGGGGTCCGCTTCCCGGACGGCGAGTTCCTGATCGGCGGCGGCGAGCCTGGCAGGGTCACCATGGCTCTGCGTCAGCAGTTGGTGGACATCCAGCGTGGCAAGGCGGCCGACACGTACGGCTGGGTGCAGCGGGTCCTCTGA
- a CDS encoding acetolactate synthase large subunit → MTRPTPETLAHTARRARAAADPSVDVDQAATRTATPAVSAVRPTAATPISGAGSLVRSLEALGVDVVFGIPGGAILPAYDPLYDSTVRHILVRHEQGAGHAATGYAQATGKVGVCMATSGPGATNLVTPIADAYMDSVAMVAITGQVASPLIGTDGFQEADIQGITLPITKHNFLVQNAEEIPRVLAEAFHLASSGRPGPVLVDIPKDVLQAPTTFAWPPTLDLPGYRPTLHPHGKQIREAARLMAAARRPVLYVGGGVLKAGATDGLRRLAELTGIPVVTTLMALGAFPDSHQQHLGMPGMHGTVAAVYGLQKADLIVALGARFDDRVTGKLDSFAPDATVVHADIDPAEIGKNRHVDVPIVGDAKHVIDELIAAVTTERSAGRTADLGDWWTQLNDLRNRYPLGYDEPVDGTLSPQYVIKRLGEIVGPDAIFVAGVGQHQMWASQFISYEKPYTWLNSGGLGTMGYAVPAAMGAKVGKPDTVVWAVDGDGCFQMTNQELATCALEGIPVKIAVINNGNLGMVRQWQTLFYNERYSNTELGTHKHRIPDFVKLAEALGCVGLRCESADDVDKTIAAAMEINDAPVVIDFVVGKDAMVWPMVAAGTSNDEIMFARGVRPAFDEDDI, encoded by the coding sequence ATGACGAGACCCACGCCCGAGACCCTCGCCCACACCGCCCGCCGGGCCCGCGCGGCCGCCGACCCGAGTGTCGACGTCGACCAGGCCGCCACGCGCACGGCCACCCCGGCCGTTTCGGCGGTACGGCCCACCGCCGCGACTCCGATCTCCGGGGCCGGCTCACTCGTGCGGTCCCTCGAGGCGCTCGGCGTCGACGTCGTCTTCGGCATTCCGGGCGGCGCGATCCTGCCGGCCTACGACCCGCTCTACGACTCGACGGTCCGGCACATCCTGGTGCGGCACGAGCAGGGCGCGGGGCACGCGGCGACCGGTTACGCGCAGGCCACCGGCAAGGTCGGTGTCTGCATGGCCACCTCCGGCCCGGGCGCGACGAACCTGGTCACGCCGATCGCCGACGCGTACATGGACTCCGTGGCGATGGTGGCGATCACCGGGCAGGTGGCCAGCCCGTTGATCGGCACCGACGGTTTCCAGGAGGCGGACATCCAGGGCATCACCCTGCCGATCACCAAGCACAACTTCCTCGTCCAGAACGCCGAGGAGATCCCCCGGGTGCTGGCCGAGGCGTTCCACCTGGCCAGCAGCGGGCGACCCGGCCCGGTGCTGGTCGACATTCCCAAGGACGTGCTCCAGGCCCCGACCACCTTCGCCTGGCCGCCCACCCTGGACCTGCCCGGCTACCGGCCCACCCTGCACCCGCACGGCAAGCAGATCCGGGAGGCGGCGCGGCTGATGGCCGCCGCCCGACGGCCGGTGCTCTACGTCGGCGGCGGGGTGCTCAAGGCCGGCGCCACCGACGGGCTGCGCCGGCTGGCCGAGCTGACCGGCATCCCGGTCGTCACCACGCTGATGGCGCTCGGCGCGTTCCCCGACTCGCATCAGCAGCACCTGGGCATGCCCGGCATGCACGGCACGGTCGCCGCGGTCTACGGCCTGCAGAAGGCCGACCTGATCGTCGCGCTGGGCGCGCGGTTCGACGATCGGGTCACCGGCAAACTGGACTCGTTCGCTCCGGACGCGACAGTGGTCCACGCGGACATCGACCCCGCCGAGATCGGCAAGAACCGGCACGTGGACGTGCCGATCGTCGGTGACGCCAAGCACGTCATCGACGAGCTGATCGCCGCGGTCACCACCGAGCGGTCGGCGGGGCGCACCGCCGACCTCGGCGACTGGTGGACGCAGCTGAACGATCTGCGCAACCGTTACCCGCTGGGCTACGACGAGCCGGTCGACGGGACCCTGTCCCCGCAGTACGTGATCAAGCGGCTGGGCGAGATCGTCGGCCCGGACGCGATCTTCGTGGCCGGGGTGGGCCAGCACCAGATGTGGGCGTCGCAGTTCATCTCCTACGAGAAGCCGTACACCTGGTTGAATTCCGGCGGCCTCGGCACGATGGGCTACGCCGTGCCGGCGGCGATGGGCGCCAAGGTCGGCAAGCCGGACACGGTGGTCTGGGCGGTGGACGGCGACGGCTGCTTCCAGATGACCAACCAGGAGTTGGCCACCTGCGCGTTGGAGGGCATCCCGGTCAAGATCGCCGTCATCAACAACGGCAATCTCGGCATGGTCCGACAGTGGCAGACGCTCTTCTACAACGAGCGCTACTCCAACACCGAGCTCGGCACCCACAAGCACCGCATTCCAGACTTCGTCAAGCTCGCCGAGGCCCTCGGCTGCGTCGGGCTGCGCTGCGAGAGCGCGGACGACGTGGACAAGACCATCGCCGCCGCCATGGAGATCAACGACGCCCCGGTGGTGATCGACTTCGTGGTCGGCAAGGACGCGATGGTCTGGCCGATGGTCGCTGCCGGCACCAGCAACGACGAGATCATGTTCGCCCGGGGCGTTCGCCCGGCCTTCGACGAGGATGACATCTGA
- a CDS encoding putative bifunctional diguanylate cyclase/phosphodiesterase: MQLPPGMVAVAALSGLVAVAAAVLLTVVARRRTGPRRPAHLLLAAAAGGALLILLVGVVAVLSANDHWAHEQGQRTGWATAVAIGTAVSGLAFAAGLLRLPGVAATAAGTSRLALDGVVMAAALWFVGWVLFSEPTRLLGAATPAACPAILVATVSAALGAGLAVIVIFRAAAPRGRLAALGFGISAVSCGGLGLSVGLCQAGPTMALTGAAMLATGLLTVALAVHRADRPGQVEVDLIGRDGEYAIAPMLAMAASAMYHLAQDGRFTAAGIVAGSVEGFALVARQYLTLRDVRGYADRLAEREAHFRELAHTDPLTSLANRRGLLRALHNSAAAGTPCVLLGLDLDGFKNVNDMRGHDVGDAVLAEVGRRLRGNLRPGDVAARLGGDEFAVLMQGRPAEADRVAERLLGVLNRPYDEPEGPVFLSVSIGVAGWADEPDVELLLRHADLALRYAKQRGKNRIERYDAAYDQLLRRRTTVEHELRGAIDRDELRLAFQPVASLPSVRPVGAEALLRWHHPELGNVGPDEFIPLAEECGMIAPLGAWVLHQACYQLSRWLADGHDVWVSVNVSPRELHAPEYVVQVAEALRAHHVPPQRLVLEVTEHAVATDLDELIRRLTALRLTGVRIALDDFGAGYSSLGQLRRLPIDILKIDHSLVAEHEPVRPVGQDGPAFAPMVDIVMRLGHQLGLEVIAEGVTTPTELAAVVAAGCRFGQGALFGWGVPAEHLEAMLEAATSPGARPAPVPAPRRAPGGSGQVNPPAAGASPVDAPASVNQHVGSVDSSREMRQA; encoded by the coding sequence GTGCAACTCCCCCCGGGCATGGTCGCTGTCGCGGCGCTCAGCGGGCTCGTCGCCGTTGCGGCCGCCGTGCTGCTGACCGTGGTCGCCCGGCGGCGCACGGGGCCGCGTCGGCCGGCACACCTGCTGCTCGCGGCGGCCGCCGGGGGTGCCCTGCTCATCCTGCTGGTCGGGGTTGTCGCAGTGCTCAGCGCGAACGACCACTGGGCCCACGAGCAGGGGCAGCGGACGGGCTGGGCGACCGCGGTGGCGATCGGCACGGCGGTGAGCGGTCTGGCCTTCGCGGCCGGCCTGCTCCGGCTGCCGGGGGTGGCCGCCACCGCGGCGGGAACCTCGCGGCTGGCCCTGGACGGCGTGGTCATGGCAGCCGCGCTGTGGTTCGTCGGTTGGGTGCTCTTCTCCGAGCCCACCCGGCTGCTCGGCGCCGCCACCCCGGCGGCCTGCCCGGCGATCCTGGTGGCCACCGTGAGCGCCGCTCTCGGCGCCGGGCTCGCCGTGATCGTCATCTTCCGGGCCGCTGCCCCGCGCGGACGGCTCGCCGCGCTCGGCTTCGGCATCAGCGCGGTGAGCTGCGGTGGGCTGGGTCTCAGCGTCGGGCTCTGTCAGGCCGGGCCGACCATGGCGCTGACCGGCGCGGCGATGCTCGCCACCGGCCTGCTGACCGTCGCGCTCGCCGTGCACCGGGCCGACCGGCCGGGGCAGGTCGAGGTGGACCTCATCGGTCGCGACGGCGAGTACGCGATCGCCCCGATGCTCGCGATGGCCGCCTCGGCGATGTACCACCTCGCCCAGGACGGCCGGTTCACCGCGGCGGGCATCGTGGCCGGCAGCGTAGAGGGCTTCGCGCTGGTGGCACGGCAATACCTCACCCTCCGCGACGTCCGGGGGTACGCGGACCGCCTGGCCGAGCGGGAGGCGCACTTCCGCGAGCTGGCACACACCGACCCGCTGACCTCGTTGGCCAACCGTCGCGGGCTGCTCCGGGCACTGCACAACAGCGCCGCGGCGGGCACCCCGTGCGTGCTGCTCGGTCTCGACCTGGACGGCTTCAAGAACGTCAACGACATGCGCGGCCACGACGTGGGCGACGCGGTGCTGGCCGAGGTGGGCCGGCGGCTGCGCGGCAACCTGCGCCCCGGCGACGTGGCCGCCCGGCTGGGCGGCGACGAGTTCGCCGTACTCATGCAGGGCCGGCCAGCCGAGGCGGACCGCGTCGCCGAGCGGTTGCTCGGGGTGCTCAACCGGCCGTACGACGAGCCGGAGGGGCCGGTCTTCCTGTCGGTGAGCATCGGGGTGGCCGGGTGGGCCGACGAGCCGGATGTGGAGCTGTTGCTGCGCCACGCCGACCTGGCCCTGCGCTACGCCAAACAGCGCGGCAAGAACCGGATCGAACGCTACGACGCCGCGTACGACCAACTGCTGCGCCGACGCACGACGGTGGAGCACGAACTGCGTGGCGCCATCGACCGCGACGAGCTGCGGTTGGCGTTCCAGCCGGTGGCGTCGCTGCCGTCGGTGCGGCCGGTCGGCGCCGAGGCGCTGCTGCGCTGGCACCATCCGGAGCTGGGCAACGTCGGTCCGGACGAGTTCATCCCGCTCGCCGAGGAGTGCGGCATGATCGCCCCGCTGGGCGCCTGGGTGCTGCATCAGGCCTGCTACCAGCTCTCCCGTTGGCTGGCGGACGGGCACGACGTCTGGGTGTCGGTCAACGTCTCCCCGCGTGAGCTGCACGCCCCGGAGTACGTGGTCCAGGTGGCCGAGGCGCTGCGCGCCCACCACGTGCCGCCGCAGCGGCTGGTGCTGGAGGTCACCGAGCACGCGGTCGCCACCGACCTGGACGAGCTGATCCGGCGGTTGACCGCGCTGCGGCTGACCGGTGTCCGGATCGCGCTGGACGACTTCGGGGCCGGCTACTCCTCGCTGGGGCAGTTGCGCCGGCTGCCGATCGACATTCTGAAGATCGACCACAGTCTGGTGGCCGAACACGAGCCGGTCCGCCCGGTCGGTCAGGACGGTCCAGCGTTCGCGCCGATGGTCGACATCGTGATGCGACTGGGCCACCAGCTGGGGCTGGAGGTGATCGCCGAGGGGGTGACCACGCCGACCGAGCTGGCCGCGGTGGTGGCCGCCGGTTGCCGGTTCGGCCAGGGCGCGCTCTTCGGCTGGGGGGTGCCGGCCGAGCACCTGGAGGCGATGCTGGAGGCGGCCACCTCGCCGGGTGCGCGTCCCGCTCCGGTGCCCGCGCCACGTCGCGCTCCGGGCGGGTCCGGGCAGGTCAACCCGCCTGCGGCTGGCGCGTCGCCAGTCGACGCGCCGGCCTCCGTTAACCAACATGTGGGATCAGTTGACTCATCGCGTGAGATGCGTCAGGCTTAG
- the ilvN gene encoding acetolactate synthase small subunit, producing the protein MTMHTLSVLVENKPGVLARVSGLFSRRGFNIDSLAVGETENPDVSRITIVVNAESSPLEQVTKQLNKLVNVLKIVELDPQVSVARELLLVKVRADRSARSQVLETVNLFRARVVDVAPDTLTIEATGTPDKLDALLRDLESFGIKEMVQSGLVAIGRGSRSITAGPALRAA; encoded by the coding sequence ATGACGATGCACACCCTGTCCGTGCTTGTGGAGAACAAGCCGGGTGTCCTCGCCCGGGTCTCCGGCCTGTTCTCCCGGCGCGGGTTCAACATCGACAGCCTCGCCGTGGGCGAGACCGAGAACCCGGACGTCTCCCGGATCACCATCGTGGTCAACGCGGAGTCGTCTCCGCTGGAGCAGGTCACCAAGCAGCTGAACAAGCTGGTCAACGTGCTCAAGATCGTTGAGCTGGACCCGCAGGTCTCGGTCGCCCGGGAGTTGCTGCTGGTGAAGGTTCGCGCCGACCGGTCCGCGCGGTCCCAGGTGCTGGAGACCGTCAACCTGTTCCGGGCCCGGGTGGTCGACGTCGCACCGGACACGCTGACCATCGAGGCCACCGGCACCCCTGACAAGCTCGACGCGCTGCTACGCGACCTCGAGTCCTTCGGCATCAAGGAAATGGTCCAGTCCGGGTTGGTGGCGATCGGGCGCGGCTCGCGTTCGATCACCGCCGGTCCCGCGCTCCGGGCCGCCTGA
- the serA gene encoding phosphoglycerate dehydrogenase, which produces MNPVVLIAEELAPAAIEVLAHDFDVRHVDGTDRPALLSALSEADAVIVRSATQIDAEAVAAAPRLKVVARAGVGLDNVEVPAATARGVMVVNAPTSNIVSAAEQAVALLLAVARNTASASAALKAGEWKRSKYTGVEVQGKTVGVVGLGRIGVLFASRIAAFGTRLIAYDPYIQPARAAQLGVRLVGLEELLRESDFISIHLPKTPETVGLIGEKELAIVKPGVRIVNAARGGLVDEQALANAIAEGRVAGAGVDVYSKEPCTSSPLFAFDNVVATPHLGASTHEAQDKAGLAVAKSVKLALQGEFVPDAVNVQAGGVVAEDVRPLLPLAEKLGRAFTAVAGGVAASVTVEVRGEIVSHDVSVLKLAATKGLFSSVVEEQVTYVNAPHLAAERGVEVTLAALAETAEQPSLVTVRGALPDGRTVSVSGTVTHSGARDVLKLTEVDGFDVEIGAEGILLFLRYADRPGVVGTVGTLLGESGINIAAMQVARREAGGETLMTLTVDQALGAELLTSAADSIGATAASAADLRDE; this is translated from the coding sequence ATGAATCCTGTCGTACTGATCGCCGAAGAACTCGCCCCCGCCGCCATCGAGGTGCTCGCCCACGACTTCGACGTCCGTCACGTCGACGGCACCGACCGTCCGGCCCTGCTCTCGGCGCTCTCCGAGGCCGACGCCGTCATCGTGCGCAGCGCAACCCAGATCGACGCCGAGGCGGTAGCCGCCGCGCCGCGACTCAAGGTGGTCGCCCGGGCGGGCGTCGGGCTGGACAACGTCGAGGTGCCGGCCGCCACAGCGCGGGGCGTGATGGTCGTCAACGCGCCCACCTCCAACATCGTCTCCGCCGCCGAGCAGGCCGTCGCGCTGTTGCTCGCGGTCGCCCGTAACACCGCGAGCGCCAGTGCCGCGCTCAAGGCGGGGGAGTGGAAGCGGTCGAAGTACACAGGCGTCGAGGTGCAGGGCAAGACCGTCGGCGTGGTCGGGCTCGGTCGCATCGGGGTGCTCTTCGCGTCTCGCATCGCCGCGTTCGGCACCCGGCTGATCGCGTACGACCCGTACATCCAGCCGGCCCGTGCGGCGCAGCTCGGCGTACGCCTGGTCGGGCTGGAGGAACTGCTGCGGGAGAGCGACTTCATCTCCATCCACCTGCCCAAGACGCCGGAGACGGTCGGCCTGATCGGTGAGAAGGAGCTGGCGATCGTCAAGCCCGGCGTTCGCATCGTCAACGCCGCCCGTGGTGGCCTCGTCGACGAGCAGGCGCTCGCGAACGCCATCGCCGAGGGCCGGGTCGCCGGTGCCGGTGTCGACGTGTACAGCAAGGAGCCGTGCACCTCGTCGCCGCTGTTCGCCTTCGACAACGTGGTGGCCACCCCGCACCTGGGCGCCTCCACCCACGAGGCGCAGGACAAGGCCGGTCTCGCCGTGGCGAAGAGCGTCAAGCTCGCGTTGCAGGGCGAGTTCGTCCCGGATGCGGTCAACGTGCAGGCCGGCGGCGTGGTCGCCGAGGACGTCCGGCCGCTGCTGCCGCTGGCGGAGAAGCTCGGCCGGGCGTTCACCGCGGTCGCCGGCGGGGTCGCCGCCAGCGTCACGGTCGAGGTACGCGGCGAGATCGTCAGCCACGACGTGTCGGTGCTCAAGCTCGCCGCCACCAAGGGGCTGTTCAGCTCCGTGGTCGAGGAGCAGGTCACCTACGTCAACGCCCCGCACCTGGCCGCCGAGCGTGGCGTCGAGGTCACCCTGGCGGCCCTGGCCGAGACGGCCGAGCAGCCCAGTCTGGTCACGGTGCGTGGCGCGCTGCCGGACGGCCGGACGGTCAGTGTCTCCGGCACGGTCACCCACTCGGGTGCCCGCGACGTCCTCAAGCTCACCGAGGTGGACGGCTTCGACGTGGAGATCGGCGCGGAGGGCATCCTGCTCTTCCTGCGCTACGCCGACCGGCCCGGTGTCGTCGGCACGGTCGGGACGCTGCTCGGCGAGTCGGGCATCAACATCGCCGCCATGCAGGTGGCCCGGCGTGAGGCGGGCGGCGAGACGCTGATGACGCTCACCGTCGACCAGGCGCTCGGCGCCGAACTGCTCACCTCGGCCGCCGACTCGATCGGCGCCACGGCGGCCAGCGCCGCGGACCTGCGCGACGAGTAG
- a CDS encoding 3-isopropylmalate dehydrogenase: MARIAVVAGDGIGPEVVAQARKVLDAVLPNVQATEYDLGAARWHRTGEVLPDSVLAELAGHDAILLGAVGDPTVPPGVLERGLLLKLRFAFDQYVNLRPSRLWPGVAGPLGNVKPGEVDLVVVREGTEGLYAGAGGSLHRDTPAEVATEESLNTRHGVERVIRDAFARADRRERRKVTLVHKTNVLTHAGSLWARTFDAVAAEHPDIATEYQHVDAAAMFLVTQPQRYDVVVTDNLFGDILTDIAAAVTGGIGLAASGCINPEGAYPSMFEPVHGSAPDIAGQGIADPVAAVLSAALLLEQLGHPESAARVNAAVAAELASRVPGVTLRTEEVGDRLAAHAVA; the protein is encoded by the coding sequence GTGGCGCGGATCGCGGTGGTGGCCGGGGACGGCATCGGGCCCGAGGTGGTCGCGCAGGCCCGCAAGGTCCTCGACGCGGTGCTACCGAACGTGCAGGCCACCGAGTACGACCTCGGCGCGGCCCGTTGGCACCGTACCGGAGAGGTCCTGCCCGACTCGGTGCTGGCCGAGTTGGCCGGGCACGACGCCATCCTGCTCGGCGCGGTCGGTGACCCCACGGTCCCGCCCGGTGTGCTGGAGCGGGGGCTGCTGCTCAAGCTGCGGTTCGCCTTCGACCAGTACGTCAACCTGCGCCCGTCCCGGCTCTGGCCCGGGGTCGCCGGCCCGCTCGGCAACGTGAAGCCGGGGGAGGTCGACCTCGTGGTGGTGCGCGAGGGCACCGAGGGGCTCTACGCCGGGGCCGGTGGCTCGCTGCACCGTGACACCCCCGCCGAGGTCGCCACGGAGGAGAGCCTGAACACCCGGCACGGCGTGGAACGCGTCATCCGCGACGCGTTCGCCCGCGCCGACCGCCGGGAACGGCGCAAGGTCACCCTGGTGCACAAGACCAACGTGCTCACCCACGCCGGGTCGCTCTGGGCGCGCACCTTCGACGCGGTCGCCGCCGAGCACCCGGACATCGCCACCGAGTACCAGCACGTCGACGCGGCCGCCATGTTCCTGGTCACCCAGCCGCAGCGCTACGACGTGGTGGTCACCGACAACCTCTTCGGCGACATCCTCACCGACATCGCCGCCGCCGTCACCGGCGGGATCGGGCTGGCCGCCAGTGGCTGCATCAACCCCGAGGGGGCGTACCCCTCGATGTTCGAGCCGGTACACGGCTCGGCGCCCGACATCGCCGGGCAGGGCATCGCCGACCCGGTCGCCGCGGTGCTCTCCGCCGCGCTGCTGTTGGAGCAGCTCGGGCACCCGGAGTCCGCGGCCCGGGTCAACGCGGCGGTCGCCGCCGAGCTGGCCAGCCGGGTTCCCGGCGTGACGCTGCGGACCGAAGAGGTCGGCGACCGGCTCGCCGCCCACGCCGTAGCCTGA